From a region of the Chitinophaga caseinilytica genome:
- a CDS encoding RagB/SusD family nutrient uptake outer membrane protein, translating to MPTASIVSSFVQEQRPAGSDTRFDKRMYTSFFWKHSDFTDNVPDGAWFGNMSFDEIWEASASKRLRGQPDYPTIDGKKGRFLIKKFTNYYKNVKDANSHYNQANQNNNLRVMRFAEVLLLHAEACAKTNKLGDAAADLTRIRNRAGLAAKTWGSADAIMAEVVHQNELEFFFEGHRFFDLKRWYNYADMKQILVANKKQGAENFQQKHYYLPIPQNELNTNTAIRQHPLW from the coding sequence ATGCCCACCGCCTCCATCGTTTCCAGCTTCGTGCAGGAACAAAGGCCCGCAGGCTCCGACACGCGTTTCGACAAACGTATGTACACCAGCTTCTTCTGGAAACATTCCGATTTCACTGACAACGTACCCGATGGTGCGTGGTTCGGGAATATGTCGTTCGACGAGATATGGGAAGCCTCCGCATCCAAACGCCTCCGCGGCCAGCCCGACTACCCGACGATCGACGGTAAGAAAGGGCGCTTCCTCATCAAGAAGTTCACCAACTACTACAAGAACGTCAAAGACGCCAACAGCCATTACAACCAGGCGAACCAGAACAACAACCTGCGCGTGATGCGCTTCGCGGAAGTGCTCCTGTTGCATGCGGAAGCCTGCGCCAAGACCAACAAACTCGGCGATGCCGCCGCAGACCTCACGCGCATCCGTAACCGCGCCGGGCTCGCCGCGAAAACCTGGGGCTCCGCAGACGCTATCATGGCCGAAGTGGTACACCAGAACGAACTGGAGTTCTTCTTCGAAGGGCACCGCTTCTTCGACCTGAAACGCTGGTACAATTATGCAGATATGAAGCAGATTTTGGTGGCCAACAAGAAACAGGGCGCCGAAAACTTCCAGCAGAAACACTACTACCTGCCCATTCCGCAGAATGAGCTGAACACGAACACAGCTATCCGGCAGCATCCTCTTTGGTAA
- a CDS encoding aryl-sulfate sulfotransferase, giving the protein MKVNNLMQRLTRTIFPILLIASLISCRKNRGNDSPDPAIQKTFERLADIGSLLNGYSLSGGVYTFRFETEEIRIPAEEIAQVQDQQDKWKTLVTLRGGNVVTVPTKGGNLDFMVEGVTLNPSGCNPLAALAELRLPAAGRIRVTVAGKEGTSGTITHLLQSTLVRQDVPILGLYPNYNNTITLTYTDKDGKERGATQLRIQTAPLPMQGFAIPQTIVAQTAKMEPGLNLVNYPGESEIDVSAPYMVDAEGEIRWILLLKNSPDFQRFGASIGLKRTKKGTFISGDGQLHRIVEMDMFGKLLRKWDLAALGYTFHHEVAEAQNGNFLVTVSKSSARLANGKPRINDFIIELDPVNGTIAHEWDLATMLDSSRYPKLPDGSTPGPFAQSPGNWAHNNSVAEHLGNLLITCRYQGVFSYTAGGTLKWILSPHKNWGDKFQRFLLKPVDEAGNAVTDVAVVNGEAAAPGFDWAWGPHTPVSLPNGNILVFDNGYDRQFTPNSQTQNYSRAVEYKIDEAKGTVQQVWSYGKNRGAAAFSQALSGVQYLKQTGHIMFFPGMGVPTGKGFGGRVVEVDPATKEVIFEMEITAPSGTAFHRVTRLSLYPETY; this is encoded by the coding sequence ATGAAAGTGAACAACCTGATGCAAAGGCTTACCCGGACCATTTTTCCCATCCTCCTCATCGCGTCGCTGATCTCCTGCCGCAAAAACCGTGGCAACGATTCGCCAGACCCCGCTATTCAAAAGACATTCGAACGCCTCGCCGACATCGGCAGCCTGCTCAACGGCTACTCCCTTTCCGGCGGCGTTTATACTTTCCGCTTCGAAACGGAAGAAATCCGCATTCCCGCGGAAGAGATCGCGCAGGTGCAGGACCAGCAAGACAAATGGAAAACACTGGTAACGCTTCGCGGCGGCAACGTGGTAACCGTGCCTACGAAAGGCGGCAACCTCGATTTTATGGTGGAAGGCGTGACGCTGAACCCCTCGGGCTGCAATCCCCTCGCCGCCCTGGCCGAGCTCCGGTTGCCCGCGGCGGGCCGCATCCGCGTAACGGTAGCGGGAAAAGAAGGCACTTCCGGCACCATTACCCACCTGCTGCAATCTACGCTCGTAAGGCAGGATGTGCCCATCCTCGGCCTCTACCCCAACTATAACAACACCATCACCCTCACCTATACCGATAAAGACGGGAAGGAACGCGGCGCCACGCAGCTCCGCATCCAGACGGCCCCCCTGCCCATGCAGGGCTTCGCCATTCCCCAAACCATCGTTGCCCAAACGGCCAAAATGGAACCCGGCCTGAACCTGGTGAACTATCCCGGGGAAAGCGAGATCGACGTTTCCGCGCCTTACATGGTAGACGCGGAAGGCGAGATCAGGTGGATATTGCTCCTGAAAAACTCCCCCGACTTCCAGCGGTTCGGCGCTTCCATCGGCCTGAAACGCACGAAAAAAGGGACTTTCATCTCCGGAGACGGGCAACTGCACCGGATCGTGGAGATGGATATGTTCGGAAAGCTCCTCCGCAAGTGGGACCTCGCCGCACTCGGCTATACCTTCCATCACGAAGTGGCGGAAGCCCAAAACGGGAACTTCCTCGTGACGGTAAGCAAATCTTCCGCCCGGCTCGCCAACGGCAAGCCGCGCATCAACGACTTCATCATAGAGCTAGACCCCGTCAACGGCACCATCGCCCATGAGTGGGACCTCGCTACGATGCTCGACTCTTCGCGCTATCCGAAGTTGCCCGACGGCTCCACGCCCGGCCCCTTCGCACAATCGCCCGGCAACTGGGCGCATAACAATTCCGTAGCCGAGCACCTCGGCAACCTGCTCATCACCTGCCGCTACCAGGGCGTTTTTTCCTATACGGCCGGCGGTACGCTGAAATGGATCCTTTCGCCGCATAAAAACTGGGGCGACAAATTCCAGCGGTTCCTGCTCAAACCGGTTGATGAAGCCGGGAACGCGGTTACGGACGTTGCCGTTGTGAATGGAGAGGCCGCGGCGCCGGGGTTCGACTGGGCCTGGGGCCCGCACACGCCCGTGAGCCTGCCCAACGGCAATATCCTCGTGTTCGACAATGGCTACGACCGCCAGTTTACCCCCAATTCGCAGACGCAGAATTACAGTCGCGCCGTAGAATACAAGATCGACGAAGCGAAAGGAACCGTGCAGCAGGTATGGTCTTACGGTAAAAACCGTGGTGCGGCCGCGTTTTCGCAGGCGCTTTCGGGCGTTCAGTATTTGAAGCAGACCGGGCACATCATGTTCTTCCCCGGTATGGGCGTACCTACCGGCAAAGGGTTCGGCGGCCGCGTGGTGGAAGTGGATCCCGCCACGAAAGAAGTGATTTTCGAGATGGAGATCACCGCGCCCAGCGGCACCGCCTTCCACAGAGTTACCCGTTTATCCCTCTACCCCGAAACCTATTAG
- a CDS encoding TonB-dependent receptor, producing the protein MKKIAFILLFGVFSLNAWAQQARPLKGTVTDRENNRIPGATVRIKGTNKGTTTDANGNFSLDVEKGQTLEFSSVGMQKIEIKVGESANVAITLESDSRLEEVIVVGYGRVKRKDLTGAVASVTGKDLQADIAKSAASALQGRIAGVTVSNSGGQPGAGMSINIRGLSSLGSNTPLYVIDGVYGDMNMVDPADIASIEVLKDASAAAIYGARAANGVVLVTTKSGRKDMAPTVNINALTGVQNVTRKLGVLDAQQWKTVMKQSGYLPQEAVDFQGEGTNWQDEVYRSAPISKLNLSVAGGTARSTYNLSAGYINQKGVILNSGFKSYNIRAKNTFNFLNDHVRLGSTILLRNSNKQINSMTITDALRQNPLMTVYNPNQLGGYTGISPWMKNMDNPVGRSMLFNEQQHVNELLVNGYAEVDLFVKGLKYKFNLGINRNNGRNYNANVPYDFGSGSYQSRLAEGAFFNNQWLAENTLHYDNEIGNHNISAVVGYAAQKNSNRGFGASRLDVPFGTDAINAGPTTQQSTNGSLQENALVSMFGRVMYSYDSKYLFSASVRRDGSSRFAPGHQFGVFPSVSVGWNVMNENFFAPLKNSIDELKLRASYGVLGNQEIGNYTTQSISTSGINYIQGGTWWMGTNTGVEWVALPQLTWEETKTSNIGLDASFLKGKLTLNADYFIKETDGVLLNIGQPGSTGIKGSPPMNAGIIRNTGYEVLVNYRSNIGQVNYSIGVNGSTAKNKVKAITVSSTIQEFGGYNPQGEGTVTWAKVGYPIGSFFVTKTDGLFQSQDEVNAHVGKDGKLIQPDAKPGDIRYIDFNGDGKIGDDDRQFAGSPFPSFMYGIRGSLEYKGVDFGFFFDGMTGNKIYNYTRARMESMNEYTNFGKDVLNAWTETNRNTDMPRFTQEDKNKNARRVSDRWLESGNFLRLKTLELGYSLPNTLVQKARFRDARVYAAMDNAFTITKYKGYSPDLGQNNEQNGGGGGTMTRGTDHGRFPLARTIMVGLQVNF; encoded by the coding sequence ATGAAAAAAATCGCATTCATACTGCTATTTGGAGTATTCAGCCTCAACGCATGGGCGCAACAGGCGCGCCCGCTCAAAGGCACGGTGACCGACAGGGAAAACAACCGGATCCCCGGCGCCACTGTCCGCATCAAGGGCACTAACAAAGGCACGACCACAGACGCCAACGGTAATTTCTCGCTGGACGTCGAAAAGGGCCAGACCCTGGAATTCTCTTCCGTGGGCATGCAAAAGATCGAAATCAAAGTCGGCGAATCCGCGAACGTGGCCATCACACTGGAATCTGACAGCAGGCTCGAAGAGGTGATCGTTGTCGGTTACGGCCGTGTGAAAAGAAAAGACCTCACGGGCGCGGTAGCTTCCGTGACCGGTAAAGACCTCCAGGCAGACATCGCCAAGAGCGCCGCATCCGCCCTCCAGGGCCGCATCGCCGGCGTAACCGTCTCCAACAGCGGCGGCCAGCCCGGCGCCGGCATGAGCATCAACATCCGCGGCCTCAGCTCTCTCGGCTCCAACACACCGCTGTACGTGATCGACGGGGTGTATGGCGACATGAACATGGTAGACCCCGCAGACATCGCCAGCATCGAAGTGCTCAAAGACGCATCCGCAGCAGCGATCTACGGTGCCCGCGCCGCCAACGGCGTGGTGCTCGTTACCACGAAAAGCGGCCGCAAAGACATGGCGCCTACCGTGAACATCAACGCCCTGACCGGCGTTCAGAACGTGACCCGCAAACTGGGCGTGCTCGATGCCCAGCAGTGGAAAACCGTGATGAAACAATCCGGCTACCTGCCCCAGGAAGCCGTAGACTTCCAGGGCGAAGGCACCAACTGGCAAGACGAAGTATACCGCTCCGCCCCCATCTCCAAGCTGAACCTCAGCGTGGCCGGCGGTACCGCACGTTCCACCTACAACCTTTCCGCAGGTTATATCAACCAGAAAGGCGTTATCCTCAATTCCGGGTTCAAATCCTACAACATCCGCGCAAAAAATACCTTCAACTTCCTGAACGATCATGTACGCCTGGGAAGCACCATTTTGCTGCGCAATTCCAACAAGCAGATCAACTCGATGACCATCACCGATGCGCTCCGCCAGAACCCGCTGATGACCGTTTACAACCCCAACCAGCTCGGCGGGTACACCGGCATCTCGCCCTGGATGAAGAACATGGACAACCCGGTGGGCCGCTCCATGCTGTTCAACGAACAGCAACACGTGAACGAGCTGCTGGTGAACGGTTATGCGGAAGTAGACCTGTTCGTGAAAGGACTGAAATACAAATTCAACCTCGGTATCAACCGCAACAACGGCCGCAACTACAACGCGAACGTGCCCTATGATTTCGGTTCCGGTTCTTACCAGTCGCGCCTCGCCGAAGGAGCGTTCTTCAACAACCAATGGCTGGCGGAGAACACTCTTCACTACGATAACGAGATCGGCAACCACAACATTTCCGCTGTGGTAGGTTATGCCGCGCAGAAGAACTCCAACCGCGGGTTCGGCGCCAGCCGCCTCGACGTTCCCTTTGGCACCGACGCGATCAACGCAGGCCCTACCACACAGCAATCCACCAACGGTTCGCTGCAGGAAAACGCCCTGGTATCGATGTTCGGCCGGGTGATGTACAGCTACGATTCGAAGTACCTGTTCTCCGCTTCCGTTCGTCGCGACGGATCGTCCAGGTTCGCGCCGGGCCACCAGTTCGGCGTGTTCCCCTCCGTTTCCGTAGGCTGGAACGTGATGAACGAAAACTTCTTCGCGCCATTGAAAAACTCCATTGACGAGCTGAAACTGCGCGCCAGCTACGGCGTACTGGGCAACCAGGAAATCGGTAACTATACCACCCAGAGCATCAGCACCAGCGGTATCAACTACATCCAGGGCGGTACCTGGTGGATGGGTACCAACACCGGTGTGGAATGGGTAGCCCTTCCGCAACTGACCTGGGAAGAGACCAAAACCAGCAACATCGGTCTGGACGCGAGCTTCCTGAAAGGCAAGCTGACGCTGAACGCCGATTACTTTATCAAGGAAACCGACGGCGTACTGCTGAACATCGGTCAGCCCGGCTCCACCGGCATCAAGGGCAGCCCCCCGATGAACGCCGGCATCATCCGCAACACCGGGTATGAAGTGCTCGTGAATTACCGCAGCAACATCGGCCAGGTGAATTACAGCATCGGCGTGAACGGCTCCACCGCGAAAAACAAAGTGAAAGCCATCACCGTAAGCAGCACCATCCAGGAATTCGGCGGTTACAACCCACAGGGCGAAGGCACGGTAACCTGGGCGAAAGTGGGATATCCCATCGGCTCGTTCTTCGTGACCAAAACCGACGGCCTGTTCCAGAGCCAGGACGAAGTGAATGCACACGTAGGGAAAGATGGTAAGCTCATCCAGCCCGATGCGAAGCCCGGCGATATCCGTTATATCGACTTCAACGGCGACGGAAAGATCGGTGACGACGACCGCCAGTTCGCAGGCAGCCCCTTCCCCAGCTTCATGTACGGTATCCGCGGATCGCTGGAATATAAAGGGGTCGACTTCGGGTTCTTCTTCGACGGTATGACCGGCAACAAAATCTACAACTACACCCGCGCCCGGATGGAATCCATGAACGAGTATACCAACTTTGGCAAGGATGTGCTCAACGCGTGGACGGAAACCAACCGCAACACCGACATGCCCCGCTTCACCCAGGAAGACAAAAACAAGAACGCCCGCCGCGTGAGCGACCGCTGGCTGGAAAGCGGCAATTTCCTCCGCCTCAAAACGCTGGAGCTCGGCTATTCCCTGCCCAACACGCTCGTGCAGAAAGCACGTTTCCGCGACGCCAGGGTGTATGCCGCTATGGATAACGCTTTCACCATCACCAAATACAAGGGCTATTCCCCCGACCTCGGCCAGAACAACGAGCAGAACGGCGGCGGCGGCGGCACCATGACAAGAGGTACCGACCACGGCCGTTTCCCCCTCGCGAGAACGATCATGGTAGGCCTCCAGGTGAACTTCTAA
- a CDS encoding response regulator transcription factor, which translates to MKSVLVSEDHAIVRFGITTIIKDLLEPVKVVEAADFDETIRHLSEQPFDLLILDINIPGGNNLQMISAVRLRQPNIRILIFSGYDEQIFGINYIQAGADGYLEKHAPEEEIRRAIVTMAENGKYITPGIRTRLMDHGGHHGFGPHGTVNPLHTLSGREKEVMHLLAKGMSVMNISKELNLQVTTVSTYKSRIFEKLNISNIIELAEMVRLYSN; encoded by the coding sequence ATGAAATCTGTACTCGTATCGGAAGACCATGCCATTGTACGGTTCGGCATTACGACCATCATCAAAGACCTGCTGGAGCCGGTGAAGGTGGTGGAAGCCGCCGATTTCGACGAAACCATCCGGCATTTGTCGGAACAACCCTTCGATCTTCTCATTCTCGACATCAATATCCCGGGCGGCAACAATCTCCAGATGATCAGCGCGGTGCGCCTCCGGCAGCCGAATATCCGGATCCTCATTTTTTCGGGGTACGACGAGCAGATTTTCGGCATTAATTATATCCAGGCGGGGGCAGACGGCTATCTCGAAAAGCACGCCCCGGAAGAAGAAATCCGCCGCGCGATCGTTACCATGGCCGAAAACGGCAAATACATCACGCCCGGCATCCGCACCCGGCTGATGGACCATGGCGGCCATCATGGCTTCGGCCCCCACGGCACGGTAAACCCGCTGCACACGCTGTCGGGCCGCGAGAAGGAAGTGATGCATTTACTGGCGAAAGGAATGAGCGTGATGAACATTTCCAAAGAACTGAACCTGCAGGTCACCACCGTGAGCACCTACAAAAGCCGGATCTTCGAAAAGCTCAATATCTCCAACATTATTGAATTGGCGGAAATGGTACGCCTGTACTCCAACTGA
- a CDS encoding YdeI/OmpD-associated family protein, translating to MLKQDAPTFTPESSQAWRQWLKQHHQTEKSVWLVMYKQQSGKPVINWSEAVDEALCFGWIDSTRKTLDEHTFIQFFSRRKPNSNWSKINKDKVEKLIAAKKMTKAGLRCIEVAKQNGSWTILDEVEQYLIPKDLEKAFKSHPGAKTWFTSQAKSVQKLMLAWIAMAKRPETREKRVATVAESAGRKERPANL from the coding sequence ATGTTGAAACAGGACGCACCCACCTTTACGCCCGAAAGCAGCCAGGCATGGCGCCAATGGCTGAAACAACACCATCAGACCGAAAAATCGGTATGGCTGGTCATGTACAAACAACAATCCGGCAAGCCCGTCATCAACTGGAGCGAGGCGGTAGACGAGGCGCTGTGCTTCGGGTGGATCGACAGTACCCGCAAAACGCTGGACGAGCATACGTTCATCCAGTTTTTCAGTCGCCGGAAGCCGAACAGCAACTGGTCGAAAATCAATAAGGACAAGGTCGAAAAGCTGATCGCCGCCAAAAAAATGACGAAAGCCGGGCTGCGTTGCATTGAAGTGGCCAAGCAAAACGGTTCCTGGACGATCCTCGACGAAGTGGAGCAATATCTCATCCCCAAAGACCTGGAAAAAGCGTTCAAATCCCATCCCGGCGCCAAAACCTGGTTTACCAGCCAGGCAAAATCGGTCCAGAAGCTCATGCTGGCGTGGATCGCCATGGCAAAACGCCCCGAAACGCGGGAGAAACGGGTGGCGACGGTAGCTGAATCCGCCGGCCGGAAAGAGCGTCCCGCGAATTTGTAA
- a CDS encoding AraC family transcriptional regulator: protein MTTPEIYREKSPLSEKDCFVVFDRRKSSFTFPVHVHPEFELNFVEGAPGAERVIGDSVETIGERDLVLIANPELKHAWKDGACTSSNIHEITIQFHSSLIEQYLDKNQFRSVRQLFSRAARGVSFGTATIDRVQPLLRILTMETDGFYSVMRFLMLLHELSKGDDYRELSSTATPEINSAERQLQQLRTLINRQVSGDIGMTDAAAVLNMSRSTFARFLKLHTGMNFTDYLLDVRINLAIQELKAGAPIPDVVARCGFNSISYFYRVFKKAKGITPAEYRDMSRKHQTII from the coding sequence ATGACTACGCCCGAGATTTACCGCGAGAAATCGCCCTTATCGGAGAAAGATTGCTTTGTTGTGTTCGACAGAAGGAAGTCGTCGTTCACCTTTCCCGTGCACGTGCATCCTGAATTCGAGCTGAATTTCGTGGAAGGGGCGCCCGGGGCGGAGCGGGTCATCGGCGATTCGGTGGAAACCATCGGCGAGCGGGACCTGGTGCTGATCGCCAACCCGGAGCTGAAGCACGCCTGGAAAGACGGGGCCTGTACTTCCAGCAATATCCATGAGATCACGATCCAGTTCCATTCTTCGCTCATCGAGCAATATCTTGACAAGAACCAGTTCCGCAGCGTTCGCCAGCTTTTTTCGCGGGCGGCCAGGGGCGTGAGTTTCGGGACGGCTACCATAGACAGGGTGCAACCGCTCCTGCGCATCCTCACCATGGAAACGGATGGTTTTTATTCCGTGATGCGGTTTTTGATGTTGCTGCATGAATTGTCGAAGGGAGATGACTACCGCGAGCTGTCGAGCACCGCCACGCCGGAGATCAACAGCGCCGAGCGACAATTGCAGCAGTTACGGACGCTCATCAACCGCCAGGTGTCGGGAGACATCGGGATGACGGACGCCGCGGCGGTCCTCAACATGAGCCGGTCTACCTTCGCGCGGTTTCTGAAACTGCATACCGGTATGAATTTTACGGATTATTTGCTGGACGTGCGCATCAACCTGGCCATCCAGGAGCTGAAGGCCGGAGCGCCCATACCGGACGTGGTGGCCCGCTGCGGTTTCAACAGCATTTCCTACTTCTACCGCGTCTTCAAAAAGGCAAAAGGCATCACGCCGGCGGAGTACCGCGACATGTCCCGGAAACATCAAACCATCATCTGA
- a CDS encoding S41 family peptidase, with translation MNRIVFCLLLLITGNTFAQSPLTRAQAVSDIDYYVRTMKASHYSPFAEITEKEFDRRTGEIKSAIGDSISIPEFLWKMYEITALIGDAHSTPQLGQPAFRDDFQSPLFFPYRLLQDKNGVYVPRMMAIVHGLEPGEPIVSINGVSIDALRRELDTHLAGLPAFRREAGIRLFSYFLYLKGVRPPFTVTFREKGSPQTVIQQRVPLKAALAVSMPHITEPFVFEVRAGKVGYLDVRTLSASPAKFSAFLDSAFTAFQQVNVHTLAIDLRNNSGGNTDLADILLSYITRKPYSWGLKSWKISQPYKDALIANGDTTAPYLRRENGTIWNSSDPLVQKLPSRHADSLFKGKVYFITGPFTFSSAMALADVVKTWKLGTIVGEPTGEKTKDYGEAFTIELPASKIRIQSTSSLSHGASGTRAANMPVMPGVPIRTEVADDRRGIDRAMAYILRQAK, from the coding sequence ATGAATAGAATTGTTTTTTGCCTCCTGCTCCTGATCACCGGGAACACATTCGCCCAAAGCCCCCTCACGCGCGCCCAGGCCGTTTCCGATATCGATTATTATGTGCGAACGATGAAAGCTTCGCATTATTCGCCTTTCGCGGAAATTACTGAAAAGGAATTCGACCGGCGGACAGGGGAGATCAAAAGCGCCATCGGCGACTCCATCTCCATCCCGGAATTTTTGTGGAAGATGTACGAAATCACCGCCCTTATCGGCGATGCCCACAGTACCCCGCAGCTCGGCCAGCCGGCTTTCCGTGACGATTTCCAAAGTCCGTTGTTCTTCCCGTACCGGTTGTTGCAAGACAAAAACGGCGTGTATGTTCCCCGCATGATGGCCATCGTCCATGGCCTGGAGCCGGGCGAGCCTATCGTCAGCATCAACGGCGTAAGTATAGATGCGCTGCGCAGGGAGCTGGATACGCACCTGGCCGGCCTTCCCGCCTTCCGCCGGGAGGCAGGCATACGGCTTTTTTCGTATTTCCTTTACCTGAAAGGCGTTCGCCCGCCATTCACGGTAACGTTCCGGGAGAAGGGATCGCCACAGACCGTAATTCAACAGCGCGTTCCGTTGAAAGCGGCGCTGGCGGTGAGTATGCCCCATATCACGGAGCCGTTCGTGTTTGAAGTGCGTGCCGGGAAAGTGGGGTACCTGGATGTGAGGACGCTGAGCGCCAGTCCGGCGAAATTCTCCGCCTTCCTCGATTCCGCTTTCACCGCGTTCCAGCAGGTCAACGTACATACGCTGGCGATAGATCTGCGGAACAATAGCGGCGGCAATACCGATCTGGCCGACATCCTGCTCAGTTATATTACCCGGAAACCCTACTCCTGGGGCCTCAAAAGCTGGAAAATCAGCCAGCCGTACAAGGATGCGCTCATCGCCAACGGCGATACCACCGCTCCCTACCTGCGCCGGGAAAACGGTACCATCTGGAATTCCAGCGATCCCCTCGTGCAGAAGCTGCCCTCGCGGCACGCAGACTCCCTGTTCAAAGGAAAAGTATATTTCATCACCGGGCCCTTCACCTTTTCCAGCGCCATGGCCCTCGCCGATGTCGTGAAAACCTGGAAACTGGGCACCATCGTGGGTGAGCCCACCGGCGAAAAGACAAAGGATTACGGCGAAGCGTTCACCATCGAGCTGCCGGCCAGCAAAATCCGTATCCAGTCTACGTCTTCACTCAGTCATGGGGCAAGCGGCACCCGCGCAGCGAATATGCCGGTGATGCCCGGCGTGCCCATCAGGACGGAGGTTGCCGACGACCGGCGGGGCATCGACCGCGCCATGGCATACATCCTCCGGCAAGCGAAATAA